A genome region from Sebastes umbrosus isolate fSebUmb1 chromosome 22, fSebUmb1.pri, whole genome shotgun sequence includes the following:
- the LOC119482179 gene encoding tenascin-X-like yields the protein MPLSKDLNQQLPDSKANLQEELTHMKHEWIVLAVKGRLGALVSVGSAQTRQYYFVSTPLNWTKAQSFCRQVYTDLATAESTADVSAVISTTSNYTGKAWIGLYDDLVSSWRWSLSDSSFYGAGETEFRNWYDDQPNNLEGQQYCVELITGRPYFGTWGDSDCNAQQRFVCYNGTVNDTSSFVKVDTLSNWTEAQRFCRENYVDLASIRNWTDNDIITNLAGGDFVWIGLHREKLWSDGSPSLFRHWANEQPSSGAEECVTTSFNDSGRWSDDNCFLRLPFICYTTIPPDAEGFRSTGQDETSITLQWNKINQTDSFILQFNGSEINITAPDGDGPVTHTVSSLTAGTKYTFTLFSVFESVRSKGVNITAVTAPPNAERFRSTGQNETRITLQWNKVNNNVSFILQFNGSEINITAPDGDGPVTHTVSSLTAGTKYTFTLFSVFESVRSRGVNITAVTAPPNAESFKSARQDETRITLQWNKVNNNVSFILQFNGSEINITAPDGDGPVTHTVSSLTAGTKYTFTLFSVFESVRSRGVNITAVTAPPNAESFKSAGQNDTSITLQWNKVNNNVSFILQFNDSEINITAPDGDGPVTQTVSSLTAGTKYTFTLFSVFESVRSRGVNITAVTAPLNAESFKSTGQNETRITLQWNKVNNNVSFILQFNGSEINITAPDGDGPVTHTFSSLTAGTKYTFTLFSVFESVRSRGVNITAVTAPPNAESFKSARQDETSITLQWNKVNNNVSFILQFNGPEINITAPDGDGPVTHTVSSLTAGTNYTFTLFSVFESVRSRGVNITAVTAPPNAESFKSAGQNETSITLQWNKVNNNVNFILQFNDSEINITAPDGDGPVTHTVSSLTAGTKYTFTLFSVFESVRSRGVNIAAATAPPNAESFRSTGQNETRITLQWNKVNNNVSFILQFNGSEINITAPDGDGPVTHTVSSLTAGTKYTFTLFSVFESVRSRGVNITAVTAPPNAESFKSAGQNETRITLQWNKVNNVSFILQFNGSEINITAPDGDGPVTHTVSSLTAGTKYTFTLFSVFESVRSRGVNIAAVTGEILDFIILHSSSPRNAESFRSTGQNETRITLQWNKVKNNVGFILQFNGRSISTSENVTIISMQWNKVGNYVNFILQFNGSEINITAPDGDGPVTHTVSSLTAGTKYTFTLFSVFESVRSRGVNITAATAPPNAGSFKSAGQNETRITLQWNKVNNNVSFILQFNGSEINITAPDGDGPVTQTVSSLTAGTKYTFTLFSVFESIRSRGVNIAAITAPPNAESFRSTGQNETSITLQWNKVNNNVSFILQFNGSEINITAPDGDGAVTHTVSSLTAGTKYTFTLFSVFESVRSRGVNITAATGPHYVVGLNVRLKSSVRLSESDMESMLMELFRRYGLSPQSLSLKIRKTDET from the exons aTGCCCCTGAGCAAA gACCTGAATCAGCAGCTTCCAGACAGTAAAGCAAACCTGCAGGAGGAATTGACCCACATGAAGCACGAGTGGATCGTCCTGGCTGTCAAGGGCCGGCTTG GAGCACTGGTCAGTGTTGGCTCTGCCCAAACTCGTCAGTACTACTTTGTGAGCACTCCACTGAACTGGACTAAAGCCCAGAGCTTCTGCAGACAGGTCTACACCGACCTGGCCACCGCAGAGAGCACAGCTGACGTCAGTGCCGTTATCAGCACCACGTCAAACTACACAG GCAAGGCTTGGATAGGTCTCTATGATGATTTGGTGAGCAGCTGGAGATGGTCCCTGAGTGACAGCAGCTTCTACGGTGCAGGAGAAACAGAGTTTAGAAACTGGTATGACGATCAGCCCAACAATCTTGAAGGACAACAGTACTGTGTGGAGCTTATTACTGGGAGACCATACTTTGGGACTTGGGGAGACAGTGACTGCAACGCCCAACAACGCTTTGTGTGCTACAACG GTACAGTAAACGACACATCATCCTTTGTTAAGGTCGACACACTTTCAAATTGGACCGAAGCTCAGAGATTCTGCAGGGAGAATTATGTCGATCTAGCCAG tATACGAAATTGGACGGacaatgacatcatcaccaacCTGGCAGGTGGGGACTTTGTGTGGATAGGTCTGCACCGGGAAAAACTGTGGTCCGATGGGAGCCCCTCTCTGTTTCGACACTGGGCCAACGAGCAACCAAGCTCCGGCGCAGAGGAATGTGTCACTACGTCGTTCAATGACTCAGGGCGGTGGTCTGATGATAACTGCTTCCTCAGATTACCATTCATCTGTTACACAACAA tTCCACCCGATGCAGAAGGCTTCAGATCAACAGGACAGGATGAGACCAGTATCACTCTGCAGTGGAATAAAATTAACCAAACTGACAGCTTTATTCTCCAGTTTAATGGTTCAGAGATAAACATCACTGCACCAGATGGAGATGGACCAGTAACTCACACAGTCTCATCTCTCACTGCTGGAACTAAATACACATTCactctcttctctgtgtttgaGAGTGTCAGAAGCAAAGGAGTAAACATTACTGCAGTCACTG CTCCTCCAAACGCAGAACGCTTCAGATCAACAGGACAAAATGAGACCAGAATCACTCTGCAGTGGAATAAAGTGAACAACAATGTCAGCTTTATTCTCCAGTTTAATGGTTCAGAGATAAACATCACTGCACCAGATGGAGATGGACCAGTAACTCACACAGTCTCATCTCTCACTGCTGGAACTAAATACACATTCactctcttctctgtgtttgaGAGCGTCAGAAGCAGAGGAGTAAACATTACTGCAGTCACTG cTCCTCCAAATGCAGAAAGCTTCAAATCAGCACGACAAGATGAGACTAGAATCACTCTGCAGTGGAATAAAGTGAACAACAATGTCAGCTTTATTCTCCAGTTTAATGGTTCAGAGATAAACATCACTGCACCAGATGGAGATGGACCAGTAACTCACACAGTCTCATCTCTCACTGCTGGAACTAAATACACATTCactctcttctctgtgtttgaGAGCGTCAGAAGCAGAGGAGTAAACATTACTGCAGTCACTG CTCCTCCAAATGCAGAAAGCTTCAAATCAGCAGGACAAAATGACACCAGTATCACTCTGCAGTGGAATAAAGTGAACAACAATGTCAGCTTTATTCTCCAGTTTAATGATTCAGAGATAAACATCACTGCACCAGATGGAGATGGACCAGTAACTCAAACAGTCTCATCTCTCACTGCTGGAACTAAATACACATTCactctcttctctgtgtttgaGAGCGTCAGAAGCAGAGGAGTAAACATTACTGCAGTCACTG cTCCTCTAAATGCAGAAAGCTTCAAATCAACAGGACAAAATGAGACCAGAATCACTCTGCAGTGGAATAAAGTGAACAACAATGTCAGCTTTATTCTTCAGTTTAATGGTTCAGAGATAAACATCACTGCACCAGATGGAGATGGACCAGTAACTCACACATTCTCATCTCTCACTGCTGGAACTAAATACACATTCactctcttctctgtgtttgaGAGCGTCAGAAGCAGAGGAGTAAACATTACTGCAGTCACTG cTCCTCCAAATGCAGAAAGCTTCAAATCAGCACGACAAGATGAGACCAGTATCACTCTGCAGTGGAATAAAGTGAACAACAATGTCAGCTTTATTCTCCAGTTTAATGGTCCAGAGATAAACATCACTGCACCAGATGGAGACGGACCAGTAACTCACACAGTCTCATCTCTCACTGCTGGAACTAATTACACATTCactctcttctctgtgtttgaGAGCGTCAGAAGCAGAGGAGTAAACATTACTGCAGTAACTG CTCCTCCAAACGCAGAAAGCTTCAAATCAGCAGGACAAAATGAGACCAGTATCACTCTGCAGTGGAATAAAGTGAACAACAATGTCAACTTTATTCTCCAGTTTAATGATTCAGAGATAAACATCACTGCACCAGATGGAGATGGACCAGTAACTCACACAGTCTCATCTCTCACTGCTGGAACTAAATACACATTCactctcttctctgtgtttgaGAGCGTCAGAAGCAGAGGAGTAAACATTGCTGCAGCCACTG CTCCTCCAAATGCAGAAAGCTTCAGATCAACAGGACAAAATGAGACCAGAATCACTCTGCAGTGGAATAAAGTGAACAACAATGTCAGCTTTATTCTCCAGTTTAATGGTTCAGAGATAAACATCACTGCACCAGATGGAGATGGACCAGTAACTCACACAGTCTCATCTCTCACTGCTGGAACTAAATACACATTCactctcttctctgtgtttgaGAGCGTCAGAAGCAGAGGAGTAAACATTACTGCAGTCACTG cTCCTCCAAACGCAGAAAGCTTCAAATCAGCAGGACAAAATGAGACCAGAATCACTCTGCAGTGGAATAAAGTGAACAACGTCAGCTTTATTCTCCAGTTTAATGGTTCCGAGATAAACATCACTGCACCAGATGGAGATGGACCAGTAACTCACACAGTCTCATCTCTCACTGCTGGGACTAAATACACATTCactctcttctctgtgtttgaGAGTGTCAGAAGCAGAGGAGTAAACATTGCTGCAGTCACTGGTGAGATACTTGACTTCATTATTTTACACAGTAGCT CTCCTCGAAACGCAGAAAGCTTCAGATCAACAGGACAAAATGAGACCAGAATCACTCTGCAGTGGAATAAAGTGAAGAACAATGTCGGCTTTATTCTCCAGTTTAATG GACGCTCAATATCAACAAGTGAAAATGTGACCATTATCAGTATGCAGTGGAATAAAGTGGGCAACTACGTCAACTTTATTCTCCAGTTTAATGGTTCAGAGATAAACATCACTGCACCAGATGGAGATGGACCAGTAACTCACACAGTCTCATCTCTCACTGCTGGAACTAAATACACATTCactctcttctctgtgtttgaGAGCGTCAGAAGCAGAGGAGTAAACATTACTGCAGCCACTG CTCCTCCAAATGCAGGAAGCTTCAAATCAGCAGGACAAAATGAGACCAGAATCACTCTGCAGTGGAATAAAGTGAACAACAATGTCAGCTTTATTCTCCAGTTTAATGGTTCAGAGATAAACATCACTGCACCAGATGGAGATGGACCAGTAACTCAAACAGTCTCATCTCTCACTGCTGGAACTAAATACACATTCACTCTCTTCTCCGTGTTTGAGAGCATCAGAAGCAGAGGAGTAAACATCGCTGCAATCACTG CTCCTCCGAACGCAGAAAGCTTCAGATCAACAGGACAAAATGAGACCAGTATCACTCTGCAGTGGAATAAAGTGAACAACAATGTCAGCTTTATTCTCCAGTTTAATGGTTCAGAGATAAACATCACTGCACCAGATGGAGATGGAGCAGTAACTCACACAGTCTCATCTCTCACTGCTGGAACTAAATACACATTCactctcttctctgtgtttgaGAGTGTCAGAAGCAGAGGAGTAAACATTACTGCAGCCACTG GGCCTC ATTATGTTGTCGGATTGAACGTCAGATTAAAGTCATCTGTTCGGCTGTCAGAGTCGGACATGGAGAGTATGTTGATGGAG ctcTTCAGACGATATGGATTGTCGCCACAGTCATTATCCCTGAAGATTCGGAAGACTGATGAGACATGA